Within the Siniperca chuatsi isolate FFG_IHB_CAS linkage group LG18, ASM2008510v1, whole genome shotgun sequence genome, the region TGGCCAGACAATGCAAACTTattcataaacaaaacataaactcGTATGATTTCTGACCTAAATTATGATTTTATGAAACACCTAAATGCATGTAATTTTGATATTTAGAATAGCATTTTCAGTCACAGTTCACATCTAATTCATTATAATGtgtaataaaatacagtttcaaaATACCTTATGAATTCATAACTCACACTGATCTCATATTACTTGTTGCCAATCATTTTATGAACAAATCAGATTGTTCTTTAAACTTTGTGTCAGgtctttctgttgtttattgAGATTAAGATCGGGGCCTTTTAGCATCAACATTGGCGTGTTTAGATAATGAATCAAAAGCTAAACATGCCATTTTTAACCTTTCAGTCCTTAACTAGGTGGTAGTAACTTAAAAGTTATGAGCCTGAGTCACTGTTGATGAACAACCTCAACCAAGGGAGCAAATGTCTCCCCAGCACACTACCATTTTCCCTGTCAATCTGTAGTCAATGTGCTGCCATCAATAAGCACATCCCCTAATTAACTAAAATTGTTTTTCATCAATACCTATAACTGGCCAGCACAGAAATTGATGAGAGCAAGGGTTGACTTGACTAAAAAGGCCTGACAGGGACAATTCATCAACAGGTAAAGAGTTTATCATTCCTCCCACCAATTGACTAAAACGAGTGTGATTCTGGAAAGTGAATTTTACAATCTGCACCCTTTTGGGGCAATAATAGCCAAAATGGATCAATTTTAGCCCCACCTAAATCTTGAAGGTAAATGGTTTGCATTTAGAAAGTCATTATGCTGTCAATTGAACATCTCCCCCTCCACTTTGTGTCGGGATGTCCATAATGAAGTTTGGAGTCATTATAGTAGTTGAATATACTAATCTTGTGATGTTTCCTTTCCCTATCATGTCGTGTTAGGGTTGATGACTCTCAGCAGACAATCTCCTCCATTCAGGAGCGGTGCCACCAAGTCTGTCCTTGCTTATCATTAACAATCTGCAAATAAACAGGACAGCATACATTACATCACTTGCAGCTCCATGATCAATTCTAGGAATGTCTTTGAAGCTTTGCTTAATGAACCTACACAATATAGCTGTTGTGTGTAGTCAAGGCATTGAGGCTTCATAACCCATGACCTTAATGCAGTTTTTCTTCATTGATAATATTGGGAGGTTAGCAAAGGGGGTGAATAGTAATAAGAATGTTCAATAAAAACACGTAGTGGTTGCAGTTGAAATGAATTGCACTGCAGAACCATGCGAAAGGAACTGCTTTTCTACTTAAAGGCTAACCTGTTATAGCACAGTATTCAAGGATAAGTCCTGCAAATTGTGTGGACAGTACTGCATAATGCTTTTACACATTACCCccaaaaaaatataatgttcCTTTTGATTTTGATATGCATGATCTCTGTAGATGTATAAAAGGGAAGCGCTGACAAAGTTGGCTTCATCAATTAGTAGTGTCAGCTCAGACCTTTTTATAGCCTCTTGGAGTCCCTGAGAGCCCTAACCCTGTAAAAGTTTATATAGTGTATTGACCATTCTCTACTTGCTTAGCTAATGAAGCCAGCTTGGCCACAGAGACTGAAAGGCTGCCGCCGTGTCAACACTGCTTCCTATTTGATGACACCTTCCACTAAATTGAAATGTGCTGCTAATGGGGGTGAGTGTTTAAAGAAGAATAAGCCACAGTAATTGACACAGACCTGACctcacacagacaaagagaagGATGGAAGGCCCCACATAGGCTGGGGGAATAGAAGCATCTTCATTTTGGGGCTTATAGCATGTAAAGGTTGAGCTACTGACTTGGAGCTTTGTTAGATTTTCATTCAGTCAGATGCTGCTGTGGCTTATCAACAGCTATCACGTTTGTTTTCTCTAGCAAATCAATAACATGCAACACATAAGCCAAATATCCTTGTGTATCTCCCCTGGGGAGTATACTGCATTTGCATGCAGACCACTCcacgttacacacacacatgcacatattgggacacacacacacacacacacaggtgtcaAAGGGACAGTTTCCGAAAACACCTTATCATATAACCAAATCTATGATGAAGAGGGCACTGTGACATGTATAACTCACATCATGATAGACGACAATTGAGCTGCAATGACCAAAACCTGCATAACATGACAGCATAGGCTTCTCATAATAATTGCATGCATGAGCAGTGCTTGAATAGAAGATCAGTTTAAGTAAATGCTTTCAGCTCCCAATACGAGCCCTGACAATTTCAAGCTCCAAGCTTCAAAACAATACCAGATACAGGCTTCCATACATTTCTAACAAGTGTGCACAAGTAAATTACaccttttaatgtttcaaatatCAGAAGGATAGAATTGCATAATTTCGCATAGGCATTAATATTAGAGGACTAATGCAAAATATTGAACGGAGCACGTTGCCATGATTCAGTATAGGCCTATTGCTTCTTTTGTGAGAATTCACTCTGCAATGGTCCCCCCTTCAAGGACTTTGAGATCCACCACAGCTTTGGTCACCGCCTGGATCCACGGAGACAGACAATTGACTGAGAATTGATGGTCAATGTTTATCCAAGGTGCCTGACATGACCACGGCTCTCTATAGTTTACTTGTGAATTTGTggttaaataacattttagagAGCTTTAGCGCGGCTTCGTCTGGGGTGCACACCTCTATAGACGCTTTGCAGTGAAGCAACATTATTGTGAGCCACTGCATACTTCTAATTGGCGTTTTAGCTGAATATAAAGTCTATACGCTTTATTCAAATCAACGGCTTAATCGTAAATATGATGTGACTGATAGCAGTCCAGAACTACATAGGCTTCAATATTATAATGGATGTAACAATAGATTATGACAACTGTATTCTACTTCACATAAGCGAAAGCATTTGCTCagatagaatttaaaaaatgcattatcaACGACACCTACTTGGTGCAGCCTGTGCACGTGTGACTGTAGACTGGGactaaaatttaatttttcccAGAGACAGTTGTGCCGGGAAAGCGTGCTATATTTAACAACAGAAATGACTGGTATGATTCAAAACAGACGTTTTGATATAAGGAAGCACCAGTGAACACATCCTCAGAGACTCTGCTATTCTGCGTGTTTGCGCGCAAACTTGTGATGTACGATCAGAATCCGACTCaggtcaaaatgtaaaatgctatttcaagttaaaaagaaaatatccaCTAGAGTTGAAAACGCTTTGCCACTCATCCAAGAGGCTTCATCAGTTCTTCGTGTTTAATCAGTTTAAGACGCgaaatacatttctttacaATACACAGATTAATAACTGATTTCACTCACACTGACTCAAATCCAAATTTAGGCTGTAGAGGAAAAGTGGGAATGAAGAGTTAATAGCAGAGTGTCTGCCTAAATAACCCAGATTACAATAGgctttaagaaaaataataactttacaTCCATAAGCATTCTATCGATAAACCAATATAAATATCATAATAAACAATTATTGAACGTTTCAGCGGCGTCATAATATTCTTATTAACATTACATGAACTTATCAACGAGCGCCTCGTCCCGTCACCAAGTCATATTTTCCTGAGCTTCAAGATTTCAAAGGAGGATGTTACAGGAAATGTTGGCTACTCGGCTGCTTCTCGGCGCTGTTAAACCTCTGAAAACCAGTGGATCGCGAGTTGAATActaaatcataaaataaatatgtttatgaACGAATACAATTGTGTTCGCGATGTTCAAAGCGTAAGAGTGCTGTGCTATGGGACAGAGAAGGAAGTCAACAGCCCAACAAATCATAACATCTCGCAGACAGAGCGTGCCGGCTCCCCGGCTTGGCTTGTCTGCTCTCTCCCCTTCGCTGGGTCTCACAGACCGACCGATAGCGCAACCTCTAACAATGTTGGCATATTCACACAACACTGACTGGGGCAGGGTGGTGTTTCACGGTAAAACCCTTTCGAGTTTCCAAACACCTTTTTATAAGTCTGAAGTCTGTCCCCTCCACCCGACATGTTAAAACCACGCCTACGCAGCCACACAATTGGTCCGAAAGCGTCAAAGAGCCAATCAAACGGAGCGCTGCTACTCGTAACATGCAACACATCCATACAGTATGAAGCCCTATGGGCCACAGAGGCGCTAGGAAAATCACGGAGCTGGGACCTtaccacctctctctctctctctctctctctctctctctctctctctctctggccgTCAGCGGACTCCTTTCTCTGCACACGTCTTTctctgaaatgtgtgtgtgcgtgaaagagagaggaggaataaagtgtgtgtgtgcgtgtgagggTGCATGTCCGGAGCAAGTAAAGGCAGGGGGATTATTCGGCGCTATCGAAATATTTCAACACGTCGCCCTCGCTGCAGGACTGAAGCCAATAAGAAGGAACGCATTTTAACAGGAATGCCGATAttgtaaacagcagcagaagagaaAGAATGCACTGCAGTCAATTAAGTGACTCACCCGAGTTGGTTTAATTCGACTAATGTCCGCAAGCCAGCGAGACACAGAAAGGTGTCCGATGCGCGTCAAGCTCTGAAGAAAATCGGTCTCGCAGCACTTTTGAAGAATAATGGAGAACACTTGTACATTTCTCGTTGCAGACTTTTGATCAAAATTCAGCCAACGACCGTAGAGATTTCCCAGCAACTTGTGAAAAAATAAGTGGATGCTTATTTCTGCAGAGTTGAAAGAGGAATTtccaaagctttccaacttcagattcatttttttcctcttttgtattttgtcttcGTGTGCTCCTCTTGTATGCAGGCTTTACTGTTATAAGAAATATTGTTTCACATCCAACCGGTCGTCAACATTTGTTTCCGGCACTTGAATGAACTTCCTGATGAGAGATCCAGTCATACAAGGATCAAGTATGGCATATCATCCGTTTATACCTCACCGGGGTCCGGAATTTGCCATGAGTGCAATGCTGGGTCACCAGCCTCCTTTCTTCCCGGCCCTGGCTCTCCCTCACAGCGGCTCCCTGTCGCTGCCGGGCGCCCTGGGAAAGCCGATCATGGACCAGCTGATGGGAGCCGCGGAGACCGGCCTCCACTTCTCTTCGCTGGGGCACCAGGCTGCAGCCGCCCACCTCAGGCCTCTGAAGACTCTGGAgcctgaggaggaggtggaagacGACCCTAAAGTTCACCTGGAAGCCAAGGAGCTTTGGGAACTCTTCCACAAGAGAGGCACTGAGATGGTGATCACAAAATCCGGAAGGTAAaactgattttgtttgtgttcattcctaaaatataatatattatctGCCTGTAGTGCATATTGATAAGTCATGATGGAGGGATTTGTTattttagatagatagatagatagatagatagatagatagatagatagatagatagatagatagatagatagatagatagatagatagatagatgccACTTTGAGTTAGGTATCTCTACAATTCCTCTGGATAACGTCTTTATTTCATTCAACGCTCTCAAGCCTTTCTGTTAGTCTAATTGATATTAATTGAATTTAGATTGCAGCACAGTTGTCTCACAATTGTCATGTAGGTATGACATTTATAACACGATAATGTGGTTTCACcactaaataaaaacacaaactgagatAAAGCTGCGGCTTCCTGTGTGTTCAAACTCAGAGGTCTGAGGtaaaactgaacatgtttacaAACACGTCTTTAATGGTGGGGAATCAGTTGTTAgctttatcattatttttaaaataacaggGACTAGCtgctgtattattaatattaaaccTCCAGTTACAGTAGCGTTCAACTTCACGGATCTGTACATATTTCCTCACATAAAAAATGGTCTCTCTTATAATCCTGTTGTTAATTTCCATGCCCGGTTTACTCCGTTGAAATGTTAACTTTGAGTGTGTGGAGCTCTGACTAAATAATTTTCGTCATCATCACAGTGAGAGTATACAAAgatggctgctgtgtgtgtgtgtgtgtgtgtgtgtgtataggctTCTCAAAGCATTAAAAATCAAGACACCATCCAAACAGCGTTGACGTGTTGTCTGTAGCCTAATCAGGAACATATTAGTGGaagaatatattttatttgcttacTCGTCTTCTTATTTAAACACTTTTTCGGCTGACTTATCTTTAACAGATAAATTAAGAGCAGGCTACAGCACATAACTTATCAAACTGATACAACACACTTTTTAAGATGAAAAGCATATATTTATGTCTATCTAAACATATTACAgctttttgtttatattgtcGAATATTTTAACCATATTTTGTATTTGCCACCACATCAGTGCTTAtcatttggtttcttttgtCACAGGCGGATGTTCCCCCCGTTCAAAGTGAGGTGCACTGGTCTGGACAAGAAGGCCAAATATATTCTCTTGATGGATATAGTTGCAGCCGACGACTGCAGGTATAAATTTCATAACTCCCGCTGGATGGTGGCAGGGAAGGCCGACCCCGAAATGCCAAAGAGGATGTACATTCACCCGGACAGTCCGGCTACTGGTGAACAGTGGATGTCAAAAGTCGTCAATTTTCACAAACTCAAGCTGACAAATAACATCTCCGACAAGCATGGATTTGTAAGTTCAACTAATGTATGTCAATTTTCCTATTTATCAAACTTACCCTTTTATTTAGCCACATGtcttaatattttgcattttgatgtatttatttgttttatttaagcaCAAGAAGTCTCATGAGattgaagtttgtttgtttttttgtggaagACCTGACCAAGATAGCACAtcattacaaaaacacagaaatgtcatTATCTTGAGATAATCTTATTTACAATCGCATATGTATAATTATTCTAATTACCAAGCAAGGAAATTAAGCCTATATCTATATAGACTGCTATAGACATCCATGGATCTATAACCACTTTATTGAACTGATTAAATAGTCCACCAAAAATCTTTTccatgatgttgatgatgttcCATGTTTCCAAAGATTTTCAATTTttacagcagttttttttacaagattTAATTTCTCCTAATGATATGACTTAAGTTTAAGAGCattaagaaaatgtgaaatgtaaagaGATATTTATATAACAACGATCACAACATCAATATTGCGCTAATctttattttgtgattgtgtttgttgCAGACCATACTAAACTCGATGCACAAATATCAGCCTCGATTTCACATTGTGAGGGCCAACGATATTCTCAAACTCCCGTACAGTACCTTCAGGACTTATGTTTTCCCTGAAACGGATTTCATTGCCGTGACAGCTTATCAAAATGACAAGGTAAGCACAATAAGCTTATACATTATATCCtgaatattttctcaaataGAGCTTGTGCGTGTCCCCTCGCCCTGTCGGGCTCGCTTTCCTCCCTGTCTTTCATGCTCTGCACCATTTTGTTGTCATAAAATATGAAAGACGTCATATTTGTTTGAGCCTGTGAGAGTGGACTACCATAGTGGGGGGGATGATGTTGCGAGTAAGTGCCATATTCACCAGCCTGTGGTAGGAAAGTAATAATTCTGAGGAATGTTGTACAGGTTGTCTTCCTTATATTTAATCACGTGGAAAGGATTTGGCAGAGACCcagactttctctctcttgtcgctgtgtgtgtgtgtgtgtgtgtgtgtgtgtgtgtgtgtgtgtgtgtgtgtgtgtgtgtgtgtgtgtgagagagagagagaaactaaaAAGGGTTGGGGgttgagaaatgagaaaaagaagaggggcAACACTGTGCGGTTgaatggagaaaaagaaaaaaaggaggggagCGTTTTGGTTGTGTCAGACTGCGCTGCATGGTAACATTTTATTCTCTGtaagacataaaaaataatgaaaatcatcTCCTCAACTCTTTGATACCCCCTCCCTCCCATCTGCAGTGGTAAAACTGCCGGAGATTGAGAGGAAGTGGTGTGGGAGTAAAGTTTTGCAAAAGTTTACACCAAAAAAAGCAGCTTATTTTACCCTCATGGAAAAACGTGCCAATATGAGGGCTCATGTGCTCTTTGTGCGCGCTTGTGTGCTTGCTTGTAGCGTTAGCCTGTTGGGACAATAATCTCCATGTTGTGAAAACTTGCAGAAATGAGCCCCAGCTTTGGTGCTTTACCTGCAATTGTAAGAAGACGCATTGAATAAGAACTCTATAGGAAAGTGACATTTCAGTCGCTAATATTTACACATAATTTTAATTATTCCAGATCACCCAGCTGAAAATTGACCACAATCCATTTGCCAAAGGATTCCGTGACACGGGAAATGGGAGACGGGAAAAGAGGTAAGAGAGGGGAAGAGtgcattgcaaaaaaaaagaaagaaatcttcATATGTCTTTAGATTGTGTTGCTGATTTATAcatggagacagacagtgatCTGGGTGGATCAAACTCGTGTTCACATTGACCCGCAGGGATCACAGTTTCTAATCAAATTGCTTAATAGGCTATAGTTAACTATAATTCTGAAGCCTTATAGCACTGGTGGTAACAGAAACTGGATCAGGGTAGCgtttaatgcagttttcattgtcATCTTCACTTGccaattattatttaattgtgAATTTATcccaaacatttctttattagAATGTGACATGACAAGATCAATAGATAAACGGGCCTGCTTAAGCAATAGCGCTGTAATGGATTTCGTATTCTCACCTGCCGCATTGGTGAGTCAGTCCTAGTCAGGAGCTTCATTATCTCAGGTGTCCAGTCTAAATAAGCTTCCACACCATTCATCGTGCTGCCGATATTGTTTGACCTGAGAGTTGTGACCACCACCTATAATAACCTGGACACGTGTGCACAGGAAACAGCTGGCCCTGCAATCCATGCGTTCATacgaggagcagcagcagaaaaaggAGAACGGGGCTTCAGACGATTCCTCTGGAGAGCAGGCTTCTTTCAAGTGCTTCGGCCAGGCCTCCTCCCCCGCCGTGTCTACCGTGGGCCCCCCACACCTGAAAGGTAGGCTCACAGACCCCACAGTCAGTCACAGCTCCGATCACAAGTCGTGTGTAAAGTCATAAAATATCTATTGTGGCAAGAGTTTGTATAACGTGATGCGTAGAATAAGAGTAAACCCAGTGGGGAAATTGACTGAGCAGCCCCCTGCATTGGATGTCCTTTTGAgattaacagttaaaaaaaaaaaaaaaacaatcaggaCACAAATCAGGAAAACAAGAATATGGTCACTAATTGATGAGACAATTGTCTGTCCATAAAGATATCAGTCTGCTACAAAAATAcatgataaaaatacatttaaaaacgaATGCCATGTACTTGATGTATAGTAGCCTAGCATCCAAATATTATTGGGACACGATGGGAACAGCTCGTGATATTGGTCACCAATGTGGATTCCTATAGTGCAAATAAGTGTCTTGCAGGTATAGTTCTTATTCCAACTGTGAGATGCAACTGTAATATGGCTGACAATGAGTTACTATTTTCATGATTCACTAATGTCTACTGTAACACCTCCTGCTTTGACAGATTTCTGCGATAGCGATGAGGACAGCGACGATGAGAGCAAAGATGGACACATCAAAGACGGTCCGGACTCCAGCAAGATTTCCACAACTACAGAGGACGGGAAGGATCATGAGGCGAGCCCGTCTAAGGGGCATCCCTTTAGTAACAGTGACTCTACCAACAGGAACCGTGACATCGGCCCTAGGACTGAGAAAAGCCAGGCAGACTCACGACAGAGCCCCGTCACCGTCATCTCCAGTACCACCCGTTCTGGAGAGGACCTCAAGAGCCCGAGCCTGGACCAGCCCAAAACAGACGAGTGCAGGCCAATAAGCAAAGACAGTTTCATGCCTTTGACTGTTCAGACTGACAGCGCGCACATAGGCCACAGCCACTTGCATAATTTTGGATTTCCACCAGGCTTAACAGGACAACAGTTTTTCAATCACCTTGGAAGTGCGCATCCTTTTCTCTTGCATCCTAGTCAGTTCAACATGGGAGGTGCATTCTCAAACATGGCTGCGGGCATGGGGCCACTATTGGCAGCTGTGTCCACGGGAGGGGTGAGCACCATGGACACAACTAGCATGGCATCACCTTCGCAAAGCTTGACGGGAGCGCCAGGCCTGCCCTTTCAtctgcagcaacatgtcttGGCATCACAGGTAAAACCTGTTTTCTTGGGCCTAGGCTTATTCGCATGTTAAAGCACATGTTGGGTTCTATAGTACAGCAGACTATAGGCCTTGGGCCTCCCATGTGCCAGATTTAATATGTCAAGCGTTGAAACGTCATTAATGTTCTCGTCATCATGTTCGTGTGTGGTTTCAAACATAACTGTGagaaagtaagagagagagtgggtgTAAGCGCCtttgttaatttagttttattgtcAAATAGGCTAACAATCAAAGAAAAGTTAGGCAACTGCATTTTGACTGACTAGGCTACTAGAGACCGCGTTTtatcacatttcttttttctcttggGCTTGTTGTTATAGATATTAGCCTAACTATAATTCATTAAGAGAAACAGATTTGAGAGACAGGGACCTTGAAACAGCTCGAGGTGTTAGGCAAGCTTTTTGATATGAGATCATTAAGTCTCGCCACAACGGCGAGTATTAAAATGCCTCATTGGCTCTGACAGAGAAACAACATTACGTTTTAATAGACAAcaaatttgtctttttccatttattgtCAAAACAAGTGTTAGAGCTGCAGCTTCTCTTCTCTAggattttttatttgcattacaAATTCTCGAACAAGCACCAAAGTTGTTTACATGCTGAGTGGTGAAGCTTTGCTGCAGAATATTTTGTCAGGACTAGATTTGTGGAAACCTGTGTGAATGGAAGCATTGAAAGCACGACAGACTGAATCTGCATTGTCTATATCAGATCTAGCCTACGTTTTGGATCAAGTTTTGTTATCCATAAGCCAAGCGTCAGACAGCGTAATTAGCTTTGTAACAAGGCATTACTAAAGTCAGTATGTATGAAAAAAACTCTACTTTTACTGTCCTCAGTGAAAGTAAAGCACAAGAACTGCCCGAAGCAGATCACTTTATTTTCACGCATTTGTTCCACGac harbors:
- the tbx3a gene encoding T-box transcription factor TBX3a isoform X2, whose translation is MNFLMRDPVIQGSSMAYHPFIPHRGPEFAMSAMLGHQPPFFPALALPHSGSLSLPGALGKPIMDQLMGAAETGLHFSSLGHQAAAAHLRPLKTLEPEEEVEDDPKVHLEAKELWELFHKRGTEMVITKSGRRMFPPFKVRCTGLDKKAKYILLMDIVAADDCRYKFHNSRWMVAGKADPEMPKRMYIHPDSPATGEQWMSKVVNFHKLKLTNNISDKHGFTILNSMHKYQPRFHIVRANDILKLPYSTFRTYVFPETDFIAVTAYQNDKITQLKIDHNPFAKGFRDTGNGRREKRKQLALQSMRSYEEQQQKKENGASDDSSGEQASFKCFGQASSPAVSTVGPPHLKDFCDSDEDSDDESKDGHIKDGPDSSKISTTTEDGKDHEASPSKGHPFSNSDSTNRNRDIGPRTEKSQADSRQSPVTVISSTTRSGEDLKSPSLDQPKTDECRPISKDSFMPLTVQTDSAHIGHSHLHNFGFPPGLTGQQFFNHLGSAHPFLLHPSQFNMGGAFSNMAAGMGPLLAAVSTGGVSTMDTTSMASPSQSLTGAPGLPFHLQQHVLASQGIAMSPFGSLFPYPYTYMAAAAAASSAASSSVHRHPFLNAVRPRLRYSPYSLPMTVPDSTLLTTAMPSMAGSGSELKGDGIVPASPVSAVTLDSTSEVTSHSSTISSGSVSMSPKTCTEKDSANELQSIQRLVSGLDSNQDRPRSGSP
- the tbx3a gene encoding T-box transcription factor TBX3a isoform X1, which encodes MNFLMRDPVIQGSSMAYHPFIPHRGPEFAMSAMLGHQPPFFPALALPHSGSLSLPGALGKPIMDQLMGAAETGLHFSSLGHQAAAAHLRPLKTLEPEEEVEDDPKVHLEAKELWELFHKRGTEMVITKSGRRMFPPFKVRCTGLDKKAKYILLMDIVAADDCRYKFHNSRWMVAGKADPEMPKRMYIHPDSPATGEQWMSKVVNFHKLKLTNNISDKHGFVSSTNTILNSMHKYQPRFHIVRANDILKLPYSTFRTYVFPETDFIAVTAYQNDKITQLKIDHNPFAKGFRDTGNGRREKRKQLALQSMRSYEEQQQKKENGASDDSSGEQASFKCFGQASSPAVSTVGPPHLKDFCDSDEDSDDESKDGHIKDGPDSSKISTTTEDGKDHEASPSKGHPFSNSDSTNRNRDIGPRTEKSQADSRQSPVTVISSTTRSGEDLKSPSLDQPKTDECRPISKDSFMPLTVQTDSAHIGHSHLHNFGFPPGLTGQQFFNHLGSAHPFLLHPSQFNMGGAFSNMAAGMGPLLAAVSTGGVSTMDTTSMASPSQSLTGAPGLPFHLQQHVLASQGIAMSPFGSLFPYPYTYMAAAAAASSAASSSVHRHPFLNAVRPRLRYSPYSLPMTVPDSTLLTTAMPSMAGSGSELKGDGIVPASPVSAVTLDSTSEVTSHSSTISSGSVSMSPKTCTEKDSANELQSIQRLVSGLDSNQDRPRSGSP